One stretch of Lagenorhynchus albirostris chromosome 13, mLagAlb1.1, whole genome shotgun sequence DNA includes these proteins:
- the LRATD1 gene encoding protein LRATD1, which translates to MGNQLDRITHLSYSELPTGDPSGIEKDELRVGVAYFFSDEEEDLDERGQPDKFGVKASPGRAPCPESPSRRRRHHLLHQLVLNETQFSAFRGQECIFSKMSGGPQGADLSVYAVTALPALCEPGDLLELLCLQPAPEPPAPAPHWAVYVGGGQIIHLHQGEIRQDSLYEAGAANVGRVVNSWYRYRPLVAELVVQNACGHLGLKSEEICWTNSESFAAWCRFGKREFKAGGEVPAGTQTPQQQYYLKVHLGENKVHTARFHSLEDLIREKRRIDASGRLRVLQELADLVDDKE; encoded by the coding sequence ATGGGCAACCAACTGGACCGCATCACCCACCTTAGCTACAGCGAGTTGCCCACCGGGGACCCGTCGGGGATCGAGAAGGACGAGCTGCGGGTCGGGGTTGCCTACTTCTTCTCGGATGAGGAGGAGGACCTGGACGAACGAGGCCAGCCCGACAAGTTTGGCGTGAAGGCCTCCCCGGGCCGCGCTCCCTGCCCGGAGAGCCCTAGCCGTCGCCGCCGCCACCACCTGCTGCACCAGCTGGTCCTCAACGAAACTCAGTTCTCCGCCTTTCGGGGCCAGGAATGCATCTTTTCCAAAATGAGCGGCGGCCCTCAGGGCGCCGACCTGAGCGTCTACGCGGTCACGGCGCTGCCCGCGCTCTGCGAGCCCGGCGACCTGCTGGAGCTGCTGTGCCTGCAGCCCGCGCCAGAGCCGCCCGCGCCCGCCCCGCACTGGGCCGTCTACGTGGGCGGCGGGCAGATCATCCACCTGCACCAAGGCGAGATCCGCCAGGACAGCCTGTACGAGGCGGGCGCGGCCAACGTGGGCCGGGTGGTGAATAGCTGGTACCGCTACCGCCCGCTGGTGGCCGAGCTGGTGGTGCAGAACGCCTGCGGCCACCTGGGCCTCAAGAGCGAGGAGATCTGCTGGACGAACTCGGAGAGCTTCGCCGCTTGGTGCCGCTTCGGCAAGCGGGAGTTCAAGGCGGGAGGGGAGGTGCCGGCCGGCACGCAGACCCCGCAGCAGCAGTACTATCTCAAGGTGCACCTGGGTGAGAACAAGGTGCACACGGCCAGGTTTCACAGCCTGGAAGACCTCATCCGCGAGAAGCGCCGCATCGACGCCAGCGGCCGCCTGCGTGTGCTCCAGGAGCTCGCCGACCTTGTGGACGACAAGGAGTAG